One part of the Chryseobacterium sp. 7 genome encodes these proteins:
- a CDS encoding bacteriocin-like protein, which yields MKNLKKLSKVHLKTINGGSAPLCDAGFMACRVRDENGKLIWDCLPHCNY from the coding sequence ATGAAAAATTTAAAAAAATTATCAAAAGTACATTTAAAAACAATCAATGGCGGAAGTGCTCCTTTATGTGATGCAGGCTTTATGGCTTGCAGAGTAAGAGACGAAAACGGAAAACTGATCTGGGATTGCTTACCTCACTGCAATTATTAA